TAACTGAaaacataaaatatttgtaGGCCCACCAAGGGAAGCTTCGTGAGAATGAAGCTAGGAAGTACTTCCAGCAGCTTATTGATGCCATTGATTATTGTCACAGAAAAGGAGTCTATCATAGAGATTTGAAGGTTGGTCCTGGATAATAGATAAACACATCATCTTTTTGAGCCATTCACTAATTGCATTTTCTCACGCTTGACAATTTGGGCTTTGTTCTATAGCCTGAGAACCTGCTTCTCGACTCACGTGGAAACTTAAAAGTTTCTGATTTTGGACTGAGCACACTGTCCCAGAATGTAAGTTTGGTGATTTCTGTTGTTGGTGCCCTACTTATATTTCTGTCCTTCTATTGTGCTGATAAAGATTTCCCAGGGAGTAGGCCTTCTTCACACACCATGTGGAACACCAAATTATGTTGCTCCTGAGGTACGAGTTCTGCTCACAATACTAAATAGTCTAAACATGAGATGCCGAATAAATTGCTAGCCACTGAAACTTAGATGGAAAAGAATTAATTGTGTGTTACACTATGCACACTAAAGATATTTGACTAAATTTATTCATAATAAGTTAGAGGGGTCCTTGAGGATGCATGTAAGGGGTGGATTTGGAAGGAGTCATTGAAATTGCTGTTCCCTTGTAATGAATAATTTAGTATTCTGTATACCTTGTTCATCCTAAACTGTAGTTGTTGGCCTGTTCTTCACTAAATTCTCTTTCTTGTCTCTGTCACTGTTGTCGTCTTCCACAAACGTTTCAGATCAAATCAGGCATGTCTCAGTACATATATAATCTGTACCCTTTTAATTTGGATCACTATTATAGGTGCTCGGCAGCAATGGGTATGACGGGTCTGCAGCAGATGTTTGGTCATGTGGTGTTATTCTTTATGTTTTAATGGCTGGTTACCTTCCCTTTGAGGAAAATGATCTTCCAACCTTGTATGACAAGGTATTAGCTTCGTTCTAGTGTGCAATTGTGCATATATATCTTTATCTCCTGAAAttgttgattcacacaattatTTTGCTCATGTAAGACTGGAATGTCATcccttaccttttttttttttggcatttcaAGATAACTGCAGCTCAGTATTTGTGCCCATATTGGTTCTCTCCGGGAGCTAAGTCATTGATCCAGAGAATACTTGATCCAAATCCAAGAACTGTAAGTACAAGCACATGCTTGTTTCATTTCATCTTCTACTCTGTTAGTATTtggatttttggaaaaaaaaaagctatcaTGTGACTTGAAGCCTCCTGAAGATTTTGACCACCAGTTAGTTACGTTCAACTCACTCTATCCAAGAAATAGTGCGAGAAACTCTGTACAAATAATAaatcatattttatttatattggtACTGTGATAAATCTTTGAGAAATCTCGTATACGTGGCCAATGGATGGGACTTGCTATAATGTTGTATAAATCTAGTGCAAATGATATTCCACCTAGCAAGTAGCATTTCAGTTGTCTGTATTTGGCTATTCACAAATTGACGGTATCAGTTTCTCATGTCCCTGCACTGCTTTTTTGCAGCGTATCACTATCGAACAAATAAGGGCAGACCCATGGTTTAAGAAGAACTATGTAGCTATTAGACGTGGTGAAGATGAAAATGTCAGCCTGGATGATGTTCAGGCTGTTTTTGACAATATTGAGGTTTGTATTTAAATTATTAATTGGTGCATCCAGGCATGCTATGTAAATTCAGTTATCTCCTTGCAGAGTCCTCATGAAGTTCCCTATGGTTTTATTGTTCATTTGAAGGTTTACTACAATTGATTTTTACTACATTTCTTGCTTCAGGACAAGTATGTATCTGAGGAGGTGACTCATAAGGATGGTGGTGGTCCTCTTATGATGAATGCCTTTGAGATGATTACACTATCTCAAGGTTTGGATCTTTCAGCATTGTTTGATAGACAACAGGTAATTTCTaaccttcttttttcttgcGAATGAAGGAGCTTGCTTTATTAATCAATAGCGGGAGTATTACAATCATGCTCTAGGCAATTAAGGAGGAAACTCGGTGCCTCATAAAGCCACGTGCATCCCTGCCTGCTACAAGAAACATTCTTCACGCAAGCATGCACAGCCATATTGATCTGCCTACTAGTAAAAATGAGTGCAAAATGGAAGTATTTATTAGCACAAGAAAGTTCAAACGTTGATGGGAAAAGAGATTTGCATTTGAACCGCCAGCCTGTTTccatttgtatttttttagaacCATTTCCCTGCACCACCTGATACTTCCCTGGTGTTGTTCTGTTAGGCTTGAGAAAGAAAGATCTCAGCAGTATTAATCCCTTTTTAAACAAGTGATGTAATCTGACCATTGTTTACATTCGTTTTGTTATGATCAGTGTTCTTTTAGTATATCCTAATTAATCTGTACAGATTTAAGCAATGTTTGCTGCTTTTTGGATCAACCTGTTCagtgtagaattttttttggctgctCTAAATTGATAACTCCATTACAATCTGTGATTGTTTCATGAAGCAGAAGTTTACCTAGTTTCCATTACTTAATGCTCTCATTCTCATTCTAGGTCTTCCAATGCATGCTTATTTTGTCATCCAATACCTGTTGGCACGATCCTTTTGTGATTgttttttttgcttgtttgtaCATCACTATTATGTGTCGTTGCTCTTTGCTTTATGCCTACAGCAGCGCTCATGGATAAATGGCATATATGTGGTCCAATGCCTCTTGCTGATCATGAATTTTTCTGTCTGTAGGAGTTTGTCAAACGTCAAACTCGTTTTGTCTCGAGGAAACCAGCGAAAACTATAGTAGCTACAATTGAAATTGTTGCTGAGTCCATGGGTCTCAAGGTCCATTCCCAGAATTACAAGGTAATTGTGGAAAACTTGTTTCAAAGAACAACTCGTGGATAAACATTTAGCTTttgttaatctttttttttcgaaGCAAACACAGGGGGCAGAGAGTCCCCACCTGAGCTTTTGTTAATCTTGATAAGATAATAATACATATCTGCTAAATTGTGCAGTTGCGGCTTGATGGAGTTTCTTCAAACAGAATGAGCCCATTTGCTGTTGTGCTAGAGGTGATCTCACCCAGCCCTATAGTTTGTTACATTTCTATACACACATTATGCAAGCATTCTCATGCTTTGAAGTGCATTATTCCCAGATTTTTGAAGTTGCGCCTTCCCTATTCATGGTTGATGTTCGAAAGGTTGCTGGTGACACTCTGGAATACCACAGGGTCCGTTCTTTTGCTTCTCATCCTGTATACTAATCAAATTGGTGGGCACTATTGTGACTGAAGAATAGCAATGTGGAAAAATGGATATCAGTAGCTAGCGTTCCTTGCTTGGGCTATCTGTATGACTATTGACTAGAGCCTAATCGTTTCAGGAAAAATAAAGTTCTTTAGTTGCAAAATACCCTAAACAGATTGCATTGCGCTCATCAAACATAAATGTGTCACAACAGAGTGTAGTCATTtgtaaatttaattttaagggaAGTTGGATGCTATATTGGTTGTTTATCTACGGATAAGTAGTTAAGTCACACATGTGCATCCCTGTGCATGTGTGGTAGGCTTGAAATATACGCAAAAACAAAACAATGGCCACAATATATGTGTAGTTTGATATCCTAGAGAAGTTCAGAAATTTGAAAAACTTAAAAAACATCGATACTTGCTACCTATTCAATCAACAAATGGTCAAGGAGGGTTTTCTTTATTCTGCCTTCTGATTAGTCTTTCAATTGCTGCTAACTTTGTTGCTGAACACATCACAGTTTTACAAGAACTTATGCAGCAAACTTGATAATATAATCTGGAGGCCGATAGAAGTTTCTGCAAAGTCTGCACTGCTGAGGACGACCACTTGCTAACCTACACTGATGCAGTAAGTCAGCAACACCCACAGCAAAGGGATTCCTTGCTGTCAAAGACGGGGAGCTTCTGTCAAATCTGCCATTGCTCCTAATGCTGGGATCCATGATGGTTTTTGGAGCTGCTTTCGCAGGGGACGCATGTACCATAGCGGAGTCTTTAGTAGATCAGATAAGGCAGCTTACGGCACCAGATGCATATACGTAGTAATATTAGTGTAGATAGTCTGTATACTGCCATTTGTGCAGCCTTTATGTAACAGGAACCTGAATCTCCACTAGAATCAATTCATTGTCATGTATCTATGCAATAAGCTGGCTAGCATGCTCATGCCAGATCTTGTAAATGCTTCATCTTGAGAGAATGTATACCATCTGATTTTGTGAATGCTTCATGAGCGTATTACTGTGTTAGTCTTCGTGCGCTACAAAGTGTCACTTTCACCTTCACATCAAAGATGGGTGAGACAGTTCTCCAAACTTAGCTGCTTTCGCACTAATCCCACGTGAAGTTGAAAATGATTGGTTTCATATGCGAACTCCTCACAACGGAACCTCAAGTTGGACGGTGCACCCGGAAGCTAAGGCTATATATTTGCATCGCTGTGGCCATGGAATAATAAGCCGATGATAACCGGCTGGTTACAGTCCGTACACCGGTAAGAGGTGATTCTCTACTAGCTTAGTACTATAATTATGAAAGACCAAAGGAACATAATATTTTAAGGAAACTGTGAAAGAAAAGACAGAAATTGCTACTCGGAACTATGGGGTGAAATCCGCTCGGAATTGGACAGATATAACTATAACACCCCGGATTTATACAAAACTGGTTTACTACAAACTCATCTAAAAACCTAATA
The sequence above is drawn from the Phragmites australis chromosome 10, lpPhrAust1.1, whole genome shotgun sequence genome and encodes:
- the LOC133883453 gene encoding CBL-interacting protein kinase 24 isoform X1, whose translation is MAGAGARKKRVGRYEVGRTIGQGAFSKVKFAVDGDTGTAVAMKVLDKDTILTHRMLHQIKREISIMKIVRHPNIVRLKEVLAGKTKIYIILELVTGGELFDKIAHQGKLRENEARKYFQQLIDAIDYCHRKGVYHRDLKPENLLLDSRGNLKVSDFGLSTLSQNGVGLLHTPCGTPNYVAPEVLGSNGYDGSAADVWSCGVILYVLMAGYLPFEENDLPTLYDKITAAQYLCPYWFSPGAKSLIQRILDPNPRTRITIEQIRADPWFKKNYVAIRRGEDENVSLDDVQAVFDNIEDKYVSEEVTHKDGGGPLMMNAFEMITLSQGLDLSALFDRQQEFVKRQTRFVSRKPAKTIVATIEIVAESMGLKVHSQNYKLRLDGVSSNRMSPFAVVLEIFEVAPSLFMVDVRKVAGDTLEYHRFYKNLCSKLDNIIWRPIEVSAKSALLRTTTC
- the LOC133883453 gene encoding CBL-interacting protein kinase 24 isoform X2; its protein translation is MKIVRHPNIVRLKEVLAGKTKIYIILELVTGGELFDKIAHQGKLRENEARKYFQQLIDAIDYCHRKGVYHRDLKPENLLLDSRGNLKVSDFGLSTLSQNGVGLLHTPCGTPNYVAPEVLGSNGYDGSAADVWSCGVILYVLMAGYLPFEENDLPTLYDKITAAQYLCPYWFSPGAKSLIQRILDPNPRTRITIEQIRADPWFKKNYVAIRRGEDENVSLDDVQAVFDNIEDKYVSEEVTHKDGGGPLMMNAFEMITLSQGLDLSALFDRQQEFVKRQTRFVSRKPAKTIVATIEIVAESMGLKVHSQNYKLRLDGVSSNRMSPFAVVLEIFEVAPSLFMVDVRKVAGDTLEYHRFYKNLCSKLDNIIWRPIEVSAKSALLRTTTC